A segment of the Lycium ferocissimum isolate CSIRO_LF1 chromosome 10, AGI_CSIRO_Lferr_CH_V1, whole genome shotgun sequence genome:
GCTTCACTTAACCCTTCAATTTCCTTTAACCCTTAACTGAGACTTTAGTTTTTGGATTAATGGATCCGTGTCCATTTGTTCGACTAAGTGTGTGTAATTTAGCGTTAAAAATCCCGGTAGCTTCAAAACCGGCTAGTTCTGTGGTTCATCCTTCCTCATCACCGTGTTATTGTAAAATAAAACTGAAGAATTTTCCACTCCAAACAGCAGTTATACCGTGCATTTTACCTGAAACTCAGTTTCCAGAAAGCCACGCAGCAAGTTTTCATCTCAACAAATCCGATCTCGAAAAGCTCGTTACAAAATCTCTGTTCGGCGGTTGTAAATTGTACCTTAAAATATCAATTTACACCGGCCGTAGAGGTTCGACATGTGGTGTGAATTCAGGCAGGTTGTTAGGGAAGGTTGAAGTACCGTTAGATTTAACGGGAACGGAAGTTAGGTCTGTGTTGTTTCACAATGGATGGATTGTGGTTGGAAAGGAAGCGAAGAACGCATACTCAAGTGCGCAGTTTCATTTGAGTGTTAAAGCGGAACCCGACCCGAGATTCGTTTTTCAGTTTGATAAAGAGCCTGAGTGTAGTCCTCAAGTGTTTCAAATTCAAGGAAATTTACGGCAACCTGTTTTTACTTGTAAGTTCAGTTTTCGAACTACCGGTGACCGGAATCAGAGGTCCAGGTTGGTTCCAATACCTTTTTAATTCTGTTGTACATTTTattaaggacccgtttggccataaaaattactTCTTTTTCCTggatttctttgtttttttttttttttttcaatttatttgagaatcagtgtttggccataaaattccaaatacaaacTTGAaagtgtatttgaaatttgtttggaaaaactataatcaaacacaacttTATCTTCAACTCTAACTTCATAATTtgcaaataaagtgaaatatttgGTTtatatggccaaacgcctacttagttcTGATACCGACAGGCTTGACTTACACAATTAGGGCTCACACTACATTTGCCGTATAAAAGTTTTGAAGTTTCCAGTGTTCAAGTGGAAAAGAATGTTCAAATTGTACGGGGGAATTAAGTTAGTTTTACGATTCCTAATTAAAGCTTAAAAAGTAGGTTCCAATGTCAGTAAGTAAAAATCATTTCTACAACAAACACATAGTTCATGTTTAAAGCAAAGATACTCAACTTTTCCACTTTTTACTCAcgaatttttactttttactgCATTATCCAGGTCTTTACCATTGGACCATAGTAGTTCTCGAGGATGGTTAAGTTCATTTGGAAGCGAAAGGGAACGGTCAGGTAAAGAGCGAAAAGGTTGGTCAATAACTGTCCATGATCTCTCCGGTTCACCAGTTGCTGCTGCATCAATGGTCACCCCATTCGTTGCATCACCCGGTTCGGACCGGGTAAGCCGGTCCAACCCCGGTTCATGGCTAATTCTAAGGCCTGGTGACGGAACCTGGAAACCATGGGGTCGACTCGAGGCCTGGCGCGAACGTGGTTCAGCGGATGGCCTCGGGTACCGGTTCGAGCTAATCCCTGATTCAGCTGTAGCTGGAATTGTCTTAGCTGAATCAACATTGAGTTGTTCTAAAGGTGGGAAATTTGTGATTGATCTTGGAACTAGTGTTTCGACGAATGGGAAGTTGACACCTGGAAATTCGACGTCTCCTGCGTGTAGTCCTAGAGGTAGTGGTGACTTTGGGTATGGTTTATGGCCTTATTGTATGTACCGAGGTTTTGTAATGTCGGCTAGCGTGGAAGGTGAAGGTAGTTGTGGGAGTAAGTGCAGTAAACCTACGGTGGAAGTTAGTGTTCAGCACGTGACTTGCACGGAGGATGCAGCTGCTTACGTGGCTTTGTCAGCTGCTATTGATCTTAGTATTGATGCTTGCAGGCTTTTTTCTCAAAAGCTAAGGAAAGAATTGTGCCCTGAGAAGGATTTGCTCTCCTGATTTTTTCTACTGCCTTTTTTTAactgtttttttgttttttttactGCTTTTTGTGAGTGGTAACTGGTGTGGGTCGATGAGTTTTAGATTTCGTCGGGTCATTATGGTTAAAAGATTTGGCTGATTGTTAGTACTACTAACGAGTAACGAACATTAGGCTGctttttgtttcttcaataTGTACAGAGAGAGTGGGGGGATTTGACTGACAGAGCACCTTTGCTAGTTTTTTCACCTTAACTTGGTGTGTTGCTCTTGTAATCTTTCATCACTGTATTGCAAGTTGTCAATGTCAAGGGTGATATTTTTCTTTATGTATTCGTCATGTTCAATCTTGCTGCGATCTAAGTAAACGCTTAAATCTGTTTTCCTCAAGTGGAATTTATACTTCTTTCTAGTGTATTCTTCATTTACAAGTATTATACTCGAATTTAGCCTATTTCTTGGTGGTTGGTATTTCGCATACCTAATACTTGTAATTACAGACTACTCTTGAGGTTTACCGATTACTTGAAAATCTGTTCTTTAGCTGATAAAGATATATCTTAATTTTGAactataataattaataatgaGATGATTAGGAAATGGGATTTGATTTTGATGTGTAGCGGATTTGAGGGAACGAGCGTGTACGCAAGGGTTTAAAACTGGAGTTAGGTACATAAAAATATTAGCAAGTTGTTTGATACGATTAATGTGCTAAATGTGGGAGATAGCTGTAAGGCGATTTGAATATGAGCAAATTGTGGTTTGGTAACAGTGGTGGGGATTTGCCAGCAATGCTTATGACTCAAGGCTCATTTGGTATAAGGGACAaggataaataattttaaaattatatttgaaatGAATTTATCTCTCGTTTGGTAGTGATAAAATGGTGGTATAACTAATCCGGAGATTAGTTATATCgggattgtagtgttattttatttctatGGGAGGATGAAATAACTAATTCCGGGATAAGTTATTctgggataacttgtttccaaccaaacgaccccagGTACAagggataaggataaataatcCCAGCATTATATTTGAAATGAATTTATTCcacgtttggttgggataaagTGGTGGTATAACTAATTCCGGGATTAATTGTTCCgaaattataatattattttatttctgtGGGAGGGTGAAATAACTAATCcagaataactaatcccaaTATAAGATATCTTGGGATAACTTATTTCCAACCAAATACTTATGTGATATTTGAACATAGTTTTTGCCTAGTTTTAAATAACGTAGGTTGGGAATATTGGATACCGCAGATTTGATAGGAATGGAGTGGGGGACCTTTATCACCTATACAGTGGTGTTGGTGTATATATCTTGCTGCTACAGTACCAGAAAGGCCAACTTGTTTGTGCCATTCTGGTTTCTGTGGGTGACTGAGGTGGAGGGGGACCAAACCATAGGCCAATATTGTAGTGTTAGTGGGGGTATTGGAAATTAAATCAACAGCCTGGCTAGCTTATTAGTTCCTCAAATTGAACGTGGAAGCAAGACTAGGTCTGCCCAATAAAGACGAAATTATCCAGGCTTTTTAATGAGACTCATGCTCAATACCATTATGCAACACTACAAATGTTTTATACAGTTTTCATCGAAGATGtatcaaaaatttaaatttgatgagtttATTTTTTAGggttcttcatttttattactgAACCCAAAAGTCCGTGTGTATCGAGCATTAGACTTCTCTCATTTCCTCCAATTTAAGCAAAGATCGATCAAATATATTTTAGAAGGGTAAATATTCATTCGCAATAtatatttacttcaaatcatatcaaataatCATGGTTAAGTGATTTCAT
Coding sequences within it:
- the LOC132033545 gene encoding uncharacterized protein LOC132033545 translates to MDPCPFVRLSVCNLALKIPVASKPASSVVHPSSSPCYCKIKLKNFPLQTAVIPCILPETQFPESHAASFHLNKSDLEKLVTKSLFGGCKLYLKISIYTGRRGSTCGVNSGRLLGKVEVPLDLTGTEVRSVLFHNGWIVVGKEAKNAYSSAQFHLSVKAEPDPRFVFQFDKEPECSPQVFQIQGNLRQPVFTCKFSFRTTGDRNQRSRSLPLDHSSSRGWLSSFGSERERSGKERKGWSITVHDLSGSPVAAASMVTPFVASPGSDRVSRSNPGSWLILRPGDGTWKPWGRLEAWRERGSADGLGYRFELIPDSAVAGIVLAESTLSCSKGGKFVIDLGTSVSTNGKLTPGNSTSPACSPRGSGDFGYGLWPYCMYRGFVMSASVEGEGSCGSKCSKPTVEVSVQHVTCTEDAAAYVALSAAIDLSIDACRLFSQKLRKELCPEKDLLS